CAATCGATTTTACGTTTCTCCTACCTCCAACCATCTCCAGCAGCATCATTCCGTAACTATAAACATCCGACTTTGTTGAAACCACCCCGAAGGTTCGAGAGTGAACTTCTGGGGCTATAAATCCAATTGTTCCTCTAGCTCCAGTCATTGAAAGATTGCTCTCTTTTGTATGACACAATTTAGCTAGACCAAAATCAGCAATCTTTGGGCTAAAATCTTTGTCTAGAAGGATATTTTGGGGCTTGATATCGAAATGGACAATACGTGTATTACAGCTATGGTGCAAGTATTCGAGGCCACGAGCAATCCCGATTGCTATCGCATAAAGCCTCTCCCATCCTAAAATTTCTTTGGGGTGCTCTGAATAAATGTACTGATCCAAGGAACCGTTGGGCATGTACTCATATATAAGAGCTCGTTTTGATCCctccaaacaaaacccaaataaaCTAACAACATTAACATGAGAGGTCCTGCCAATGCTCATGACCTCATTCACAAACTCGTCCCCATTTCCTTTGCAGTCATGcaagaatttcacagccaccagACGACCATCATGTAGTCTTCCTTTGAAAACCACACCATAACCACCTTTCCCAAGCTGATTGTTGCGAGAAGACGTTATCTTCAATACCTCTGAGTACGTGTATCTTGTTGGAGCTAGGGATCCATATGACACTATCATTGCCTCGTAATTCTTTTCAGTGTTGCTGCTAGTCTTCTTGCAAAGGAGAAACCATGGTCTTTTCCCCTTTCTATGCCATATCAGCACATAAAGACATGCAAAGAGAAATGCTGCAGTTGCTGATGTCATACCTGAGATGGAAGCAGATGTTATTTCCTTTTGTAAAACAGAAGTTATAATACTATGATTTCCAGACAGTCAGTAGTTTAAATTTCTCCTTCCACAAGAGTACATGGTGGCAAAAGTAGCAACATTATTtttgccacacttgcctaacttgagttgctcaaattgttagccacactttggcttgcctaagggaatcttgcgaCACTTTTTATGCGTATGACACGTGGGGTTCACTTCTCATAAAAAAATTTCTTGCCTTAGGTGTGGCTCGAACCAAACACCCACCTAACTTGATCAAATTTGCCTAAGGTGGggtgtggcaaagtgtggcaagATGTGGCTAgaaaccaaacagcccctaaTTGTCAAAAATTGACCAGTCTTGTTATTAATCACAAACTTAGATTGATTGTTTCAGATTGGAGACTGTTTTTTTTCTAAACATAGCCGCACTGCACCCCTTATCTGAGCTTTTCAATACTGCTTTGATGTGTGCTACTCAACTAACTTACTACATGGAAGTTTCTCTCAAATGAAAAAACATATGGACTTCAGACTTTGCAGATCAACAAAATTCGGAACTACAATGTGTGAAAAAAGTTTCATAGTCTATTGGTCCGGAAAAAATATACGAAATCAGATTTTTCGGTTAAGAAATATTATTTGTAGTATATATGATGTAAGAAAAAGTCGAAAAGTTTTTTTCCACACATTGTAGTTTTAGTATTTTGTTGACCTGCAAACTTTGAAATTAATGTGCTGCTTCATTTGAGGGAAACAAAAAAAAATATAAAGTTCATGCACGGATCAAAAACCAACAAATAGGGGGGTGCAGTGTGCCTGAGTATAGTCACAACCTTCTCTTCAGTTTTTTCTTTTAGAATCAATTTTCAGTGATTACAGACATGATAATTTTTTCTAAATGTTTAAGTTCTTATTTTATCATAAAGAATCACTATTAGTGAACTACTTATATTCAAATtgttatatatgaaaaaatgcaaaaaaaaaattACCTACCTATTACCATAATCTTCTTCCCTCTCCTCTCGCGACCTGGAATATAATGTAACAATTAGAGAAACAATGTCACCTAATAGTACTACATTGGTTACTTTTCCAAAAGAAAGAGATAAGCATCGTATATGAATATCCAATATTCTGCTGATGAAGTATACAAAAAAAAAATCATTGCAAGATAGTGAAGAAAAGAACATGGGCTTTCTTTTGACTTAGCAACTATGTCGCTCAAATACAGGTTTAACAAAAAATATACTTTAATTATAGGCCTGTGTAGATTTGATAGCCAATATAAGAGATTGCATAGACTGTGAATTATGAGATGTGTTTCAATGACATTGCAATGAACGCGGTACCAGCATGATCCACAGTGCACCAAAACGGAAGAGTACTTAGGGTACAGAACTGGACCGATCGCACTAGTTATTACTACATTTTAGTATACGAAGTGTAGTAATTAGCAGGCATAGATGCATGATGTGTTCACTTCTCCTGTAAATCTCCTCTATACCAGAAGTTACTTATTTTCAGATAAAAAAAAGAACTTACTAATCTTGCCAAAACTGAACTAAACCGCAAATGTTCAAACTCACTGTCGCTATTATACGTGTGAAGCTCACCGCAAATGTTGGACGGAGACACGCGGCCTTTGCAGGTGGCACTCGAAGATATCGTAGGTGGTATTAATCAGGCAAAGCCCTCCGCTCTCCTCGCACGCCTTGCAGTCACCCACCATGTACTCCAGAAGAAACCCGCTCTGCATCAGCCGCCCGTAGTCCGCCCCGGACGCGCCCTCGTACCCCAGCACCGGCATCATGGACACCCTGCAGCCCCCTGGCACCGGACTCCAATGGTCGTTGGGCTTGTACGCTCCGGCAAGCCATGTGAACGAGTTGGACGTCGGCAAGGTGAATCCATCCGAGCAGTTGACAGGCGCCCACGCAGGTGGTGGCGGCTGTGACCGGAGCTCGGTGCAGTTGTTGAGGAAGAATAGCTCCTGGTTGGTCGCACTAATGCGGAAGGGCGTGAGGCCGAGGTCGGAGGAGGCATTAATGTTGAGCTCGCTGTCACAAATGCCGCCGTAGGAGATGTCGGGCTTGATGACCCGGAATGAGTTGTCTTCGTAGGAGATGTCGAAGATCTGGTACGGCTGGAGGTACGCCCTGCCATCTACGCACCTGACCTGAAAAGCGCTGTAGCCGCACTCTGGCGGGTGTGTGCCGTTGAGCCAGAAGGGGCACACGGCCGGCTTGCAGGACGACAGATTTTTGGCACTAGTGGTCGTGCTAGAAAGGAGGCTGAGGGCGAGCAGAAGCATGGCTGAGCCGATTCATGGCAGTTGCATCAGCATGGACGTGAAATGGATCCATCTTCTTGCTCTTGCACTCTAGTAGTAGTAGGGGACTGGAAGGTAACACGGAGTTGGAAGACTTGTTTACGCGGCTTAGTTATTGACCAGGGAGTTAGTGACCAGTCCAcgggattttttttcaaaactgtGATGATTTTTATAGCAAATTCAGAATCTATACGTTCTCACGCACCAAAATCAAAAGTAGCACCCCGTCGGCCTCCAGTTGGCCGAAGAGGGGCTCTTCGGCCTGCGGTTGACCGAAGTGGGCTCTTCAGCCTCCCGTTGGCCGAAGAGTGCCCCCACTGAGTTGAAAAGGACTCTTTGGTCTACCGTAGGCCGAAGAGCACTCTTTGGTCAACCGTAGGCCGAAGAGTCCTCGGGCCCCAACTTTTTGCATTAACAGGAGGCCGAAGCTGCATGGCTGCGCTCTTTTGTCTATGCTAGGCCTTGGGCTCTAAAGAGTACTCTTCGGCCTACGGATGACCAAAGAGCACTCTTCGGCCAACGGTAGACCAAAGAGTACTCTTCAGTCCAGTTGGGGTACTCTTCCGCCAACGGGAGGCTGAAGAGCCCACTTCGGTCAACCGCAGGCCGAAGAGCCCCTCTTCGGCCAACTGGAGGCCGACGGGGTGCTAGTTTTGATTTTCTTGTGTGAGGACGTATAGATTCCGAATTTGCTATAAAAATCATCacagttttgaaaaaaaatccaaaGTATCGTTATCCTTTAGTTATGAACTTTGGGATGACTATACAAAATCTTGAGTGATCATTTTGGTCAAAGTATCGTTGTCATTTTCCACCGGCATTGACCGACTGTTGCAGGTGTCACATCTACACTTTTTTTTTGACAAATTCTTTTATCAGTCCAGCTTGTTTTCAACTATGCTCCAGCTTGTTTAAAAGTGATGGTTTGCACCCTATGGCAGACGATTTTGATCATCTTAGTGAATAAAATTGCTGCGCCGAAGCATTGATCCTAGGCACCTagctagtactccctccgtaagagtgatctaaacgctcttatatttctttatagagaGCAACTGCCTAGAGAAGTATTTCACGACGGATCAGTGAGCTTACCTCTAATAAATGTCGGGAGAGGGGGCTGATCCCATGTCAGGAGGAAGCCATCTCCGATGAGCCGCTCGTAGTTGCTTGCATGCGCCTCGCCCGACAAGCTCATCACCGTCATGGCTGTGGTGCTGCAGCGGTCCAAAGCGTAGCTGCCGTCAACCCCGCTTGTCTCATTGTACTGCCCTCCCACACGGACAAACGTGTTATTCCGGCACGCCGTCTCCACCAGCCCCGCCGTCGCCGGTACCGGTGCCATGGTGCAGTTGTAGAAGATGAGGTTCCGGTTGAGGGTGCTCATGGAGAATGGAGGCCCGATCTTGGTGACTGTGTTGGCCCTCGGGACATGGCAGCCTTTGTGGCTTGAACAATCGAGATCTCTGAGCTTGTTGATATCAGAGACACGCAGGGAGTGGTTGCCGTAGAAGATTACGAGGATCTGGAGGCTATACCCACGGTCGTTGTACCCGAGGTATGGGACGCCGTCGGTGCTGCAGTGGACCTGGAAACTGAAGTGTGCGCACCTGTTCTCCTCAGGACGTGAGACGATCCCAAACGGGGAGGAGATGGTCAAGTTGCCGCATGGCTCCGGCGAGCATCCACTGTCTGCCGTCGCCGCGAGCATCGGTGCCAGCATTCCGGAGAcgatgacgaggaagaagaaCAGCATGGCCCGACACGTGGGAACACACGAGGAGAATTTTGGTCAATGATTTCAGTGAGACAATGGTCTATGGCGCGAGGAGGATAAGTTTTTCGCGTAGATGTGAACCAATCCTGAACTGGCATAACTCATGGTAGGAGGAGGGGATATGAAGAGGGAGAAATTGCGTGGATGATACCAAGATAAATAAATGGAGGTGAGATGCTGAACGAAGGACCAAAGAAGGGAAAACAGT
The Triticum urartu cultivar G1812 unplaced genomic scaffold, Tu2.1 TuUngrouped_contig_4604, whole genome shotgun sequence genome window above contains:
- the LOC125528058 gene encoding LEAF RUST 10 DISEASE-RESISTANCE LOCUS RECEPTOR-LIKE PROTEIN KINASE-like 2.2 isoform X3, giving the protein MYPTSLLLLLWVCFACIADIRPGVQAQAACQPERCGNLTVSSPFGIALGSEENRCAQLGFQVHCFDGVPYLGYYEAGFRLQILDIFYNNGSLLVFDVHKLGDFNLSGEKGCHVPKANVATKIGPPFSISPRNQKLVFYNCTRAPAAQAGLVDTVCRNNTFVRTGGRYNASGVIDGSYALEGCNATAVPVLGASGEANPSDYEELISDGFLLTWQPPNYHSGKLTRPCLQAYSGCSPEPCGNLTISSPFGIVSRPEENRCAHFSFQVHCSTDGVPYLGYNDRGYSLQILVIFYGNHSLRVSDINKLRDLDCSSHKGCHVPRANTVTKIGPPFSMSTLNRNLIFYNCTMAPVPATAGLVETACRNNTFVRVGGQYNETSGVDGSYALDRCSTTAMTVMSLSGEAHASNYERLIGDGFLLTWDQPPLPTFIRGRERRGKKIMVIGMTSATAAFLFACLYVLIWHRKGKRPWFLLCKKTSSNTEKNYEAMIVSYGSLAPTRYTYSEVLKITSSRNNQLGKGGYGVVFKGRLHDGRLVAVKFLHDCKGNGDEFVNEVMSIGRTSHVNVVSLFGFCLEGSKRALIYEYMPNGSLDQYIYSEHPKEILGWERLYAIAIGIARGLEYLHHSCNTRIVHFDIKPQNILLDKDFSPKIADFGLAKLCHTKESNLSMTGARGTIGFIAPEVHSRTFGVVSTKSDVYSYGMMLLEMVGGRRNVKSIVAKSSEKYFPDWIYDHFAQDDGLQACEVTREIEEIARKMTFIGLWCIQVLPMYRPTITRVLEMFERSLDDLDMPPKQNFCELLESSAHNMDVQSSSSTRSEEISLVNSKILQQSPTL